Within Lolium rigidum isolate FL_2022 chromosome 5, APGP_CSIRO_Lrig_0.1, whole genome shotgun sequence, the genomic segment TAGAATGAGGGAAGAGTTTGTTATTTTAGTGTGATATTATCAAAACTAATGGGTATAAATCTTCCATACTTTTTTGGTTAAATATTTCATGGAATTTTTATATCACTGCAAAATTGTATAAACTATAGTGTACAACATTCTCTAACAATAGTTAACAACGAAATGTGACTATTATTGGGTTTCATAACATTATTAAAATTGAAGAGTATAAATTTTCTTCTAGAACAAAATTGTATAAACTATAGTGTGCAATGTTCTCTTACATTCATGGAAACAAAGAAATATGACTATTATTGTAGAAGATAAATTGGGTGATATGCATTTTCTCGATGCTACAACTTTGATGCGTGTTTCCTGCACGCACAATATTTCAGTTCATGATCATTGTATGGGGAGGTTGGAGACAAAAGTGACAAAGATTTGAAGATTCGGTTGGTCGTAAAAAGGAAGGTACACGTGGAATAGTAGATAGCAACCAAGAAGCGTGTCATGGAGATGAAGGAAACCACTCTAGCACGGTGTTTTCTCCACCGTAGAATTCAAACAGAAAAAGGTAAATCATTTGTTTTGTAGGGGTCATGTAACGCATTTGGATCGACATAAATTATATAACGTAAGCTTTTTTGGATGGTAAGAATGATACTCTAATATCCATCTAACAAACTATAAGCTTTCCAAGACTTTGCTTCTGAACAGAGAGAAACGCAAGAGGCCAAGCAGCATGACGCAAGAAGATATCTTGGCAAACGCTCATTATTTATAATATTTTGTGTTGAAATTCATCGAATCCTTCATTATTTATTCTTTGTCATCGCTCATTATTAAATATTACACTAATAAAATATAGCtaacccaatgttcttctcatcTTGCTCTGGCACTACTTGTTATGGTGGCCACTAGTCACCAAGGAACTCCTAGTGCTTTTCGAAAAGACATTTCGTTCTCGGAAATAGTAACTCAAAAACTACGGCTATAGTAGTATGgttcatatgtagttaattagttATGTAGAAACATGTTGGGGAAATGCTAAAATATTAACCTTGCACAATCCTTCACATGAATAGCATAGCCTATCTCTCTCGGTCAAAAGATGATAAATATATCTGAGATTGCACCGTTCGCCCAATTCCGCATGGATCATGTCGTCTATCCCACCTTAGTGTTGGTTTCAAAAGAAACAATGGGTAATTGTTTTTCCCTCGGCATGGTTTGGATATGAAGAGAGAGTGTAAGTAGGTAAATGATTTATAGCACACATAATCTGTTTGTTTCAAAGAAATTTTATTGGAATTTTGGAGAGTTCTATTCCTTCGGAATTTCTCTTATATACGACCTATTTGGTTCGGTAGGGTTTGAAATGCTACAAAATCAGAATACCATGTCAATTATAATTCTAGGGTTAACTTTTAGAACCAAAAGGCTCTCGCCCGGTAAAAAGTTCAGGGCGCAGTCGATGGATGATCGCATGGCTTAACGCCTTAACTgtacatactacctccgtttcaaggaataaggcgcacacgcattccaagacgaactttgaccataaaaaataAGCAATaaaattttgattatattatatgtaattagcatcgttggattcgtattgaaaagaactttttaatgatactaatttcatacaaacaatcttgatctatttgaagtaattcttggtcaaacaaaaaactcgtaaaacgagggcgccttatttcttgaaatggaggtagtactagCTAGCAGCCCTGTCGGCACAACGGGAGCCGGGTCGGCCGTGAACTGTCGCGTCATTATTGGTCTCTACACAAAGGCGCCTGTTCTCGCCGGTCACGGTACTGTATAAAATGCGCATTGTCATTTGTCACGCGAAGGTGCATGCATCGCCTTGCCACTCTGCAGGTTCTGCTCCTGCCGTTATGAAGAAAACCCAAGGTCACGCACTCGTAAACATCACAATGGTTGTCCCTAGTAAAATACAACCTCTGTTTTGCTTATTACTAGTATTCCATAAGTTTTATTCGTGCAGATCCGAGGAAAAATTAGGATAATGCTGGGCCCGTCTGGTTTTGTTTTGAAAATCGTTTTGGAATTGTTTGGCTGGCTGACTAGTCTCTGACCAAGATCGGGTCAGGTCTAAGCCAGACTCACAAATATATGGAGTAGTTTTTTCTTGCTCAACGAAAAGAACTGGCACTGGGCTCTAGATTCATTAGGTGCATGGAAATTCTTGCCGGCTCCATCACCTGATGATGACAGGCAGAGGAGCTAGCACCGAATCACTATTCACTTACCGGTGCATGGGCAGGGAAACTCTGCCCTGCAGCTGCTGCCATGCCGCTCACTGAACTTGCACTGGCAAGTGAAAAAGAGCCATTGCTATCTGCAGCTATGAGGAGGAAAGGGGGGAGGCCAGGAGTGCAGAACACAAGCAGATGATGGAAGTAACAGCACAGACTGGAGAACAAGTGCACTGAATTGAAGGGAGAAAAGGCAGGGCACAATCTTCGATCAATAACAACAACAGCCATATATATTCTTCCTTGAATATCAAATTAGCATCCAGTTCAACATACACACGATACAGAATGGATAACTTGCTTGGGTAAGGGGGGAAATGCGCACAATGGTTGATCTCGGGGTGGTTCAGATGGATGCAGTGCTCAACCAGTTGTCCCTGAACCAAAGGATTTCACGATGGTGCTTACTCTTGCGCCAAAGCTTCTCGAGGCGATCTTCTTCCCGGGGACATGGAAGGGGTTCGAGACAGCGTCTACGTATGCAGCATGGAACTTCCTGAAAAACTGAGAAGGCAAGATGACCGTGAGAATGTTCTCTATTTTTGGCAAGGCAAAGCAAAGTATGAGCTACACATAATTTGTTCACACAGAAAGAGTTCAGTGTTTAAGAGTATCATTTCAATACGCAGCAATACACATATCACCGGGAACTTGTGGGTCTGACTTATTCAGAAACTGGACTGAGAAAAAAATAACACTTTCCACATAGTAAGCTATGACTTGGCATGACCAGCAAACTCAAGAGAGCAGTCAAGACTCGAGAAACCGAACAGCAGTATTCTAACAAAATATCTCAGCACTTGATCTTTCATATCCAATGGAACAAGAGATATACGTATCTTGCAGCTCtactaaaaataataaaaagttgAAAAGCTTACATTTCGGGCATCTGCATCTTTCACATCAAGATCGGTTGTGACCATTAAAAATTTGACCTTTGTGTTTGTCAAATAGCCGTACCTATCATATGATAGATTGTCATAGTTCATCAATTTGTAAACAGTAAGTGCTTCCAGCACTAATAATAACTTAGCAGTGAGgagaaatattttaaaaaaactgGCACAGTTAAGAATCTATTCGTAACTATTGAAGTTTTTTCTCACTTGACAAAACAATAATATTCTGCAAGATCTAATATCACCTTTCCAAAGTTAGAAAGCAACTTTAGTTCTTTATATGATTTAAAACAACTTATGGGACTCTGTAAAAACCAGTAACTGAACTTTGAACTTCGGTTAAAGCTGGAGCAGTAAACGAATACTAGGAGATAACCAAAACTTTGAAGGGACTTACACTTTGTAGTTCTCAGTCGGATACAGAAGACCCAAGAATGTCTCATTCAGTGTAGGTGCGCTCCTTTTAGGATTGTTTACTGTCAGCGGAATGTATATGACAAAAAAGTAAGATAGCCAACACAAGGGATCCACACAAACAATATTAGGAATATGACTTTTATGAAATTTTAATGGATTTATTCTACATAATCAGACAAACAACCACGTGAATCAAATTCTTGAGAAACTCTAATGAGATGGATGCAACCACCAAACTTATCAGGAATTCAGGACTCATCTGGAATAACTACATTTCTATGCACGCTTAAAGCTTTGCAACGCAAGAGCACCCAAGTGGATTCAACTTTTGTATTTGTAACCATGGAATTTGAAGCTGCTCCTTTTTACACAAGGGGGGTCACTTGTATAATCTGACACATTATAACCAACATCCATTGAATTTTACAAACCAGATTTCAATGAATTTAACTAAGATTTGACAAAAGATGAGTCAGAGTTGAGCTATCTCCAGGGCACTTGAATTAAGTCTACTGATGCAGCCACACATTTATCAGGACCATATGGAACACCTACGGGTGTATGCACATCGAAAGCTATCCAAAGCAAAGCCTGAAAGAAACTAATCAAAGCAAGAGTGCGGAAGATAATTGCAATTTTTCGATCCATAACCATGGAATTTGAAACTGTTTTTTACTAGTGATCCAAATTTGAGCTATCTCCGGTGCATTTAAATAAAGTTTAGCCAGTGAGATCGATGCAACCACCAGAGTTATCAGGGCTCATCTTGAACTCTTATGGCTCTATGCACATCGAAAACTATGCAAAGCAAGAATGCCAAAGTTAATTGCAATTTCCGCATTCATAGAGCCATGCAACTGCTTCTTTTTACTCAAGGTAGATCACTCCAATGCGCCATGCAAATCAACACCCATTGACAATTCAATCTAGATTGCGACGCCTTTAACAAAGGATTTGGCAGGAGGTGAGCCGAATTTGGAGTGCATTTGACCTGAACTAACAGATGGATCTGGATCGCGATGGTAAGGCGCCTACCTCGCTCGTCGATGACGTCGAGGGAGCAGTGGACGACGTGGTGGAGCTTGAGGGCGTCGTCCGCCTCCGTGAAGCTCTGCAGGTACAGCGGGTTGTTCTGCATCGAGCGGCATAGGACAGAGATAGAGAAGATCAGAGCTTTACTCTCGCCGGCGCCGACGCGGAGACAAGATCGGATTTTGCGATCTGAAGCGTGCGAGCTGGGGGAGAAGGGACGGTTCTGACCTGGtggccgacgacggcgacgcagACGATCATGTTTCCGCCGGGCGAGCTGGCCGGGGACGGCCCTGCCGTTGACGCGGCGACCGCTGAGACGGAGGCGCGCGGCGGATTGACGGAGGCTGTTCCCGGCTGGTTTGCTGGAAGGTGTGGGGGAAGGAGACGATGCCTATGCTATACTAGTGGGATCGGAGGGCCAACACAAACCTCTGGTCCGAGACGCACTAATCTTGATGCAATATGTCTAGCTCCACTGCAGCTGCATATTCAGTACGAGTACTTGCATTTTTTTTTCATTACACAAGTTTCACCACCAGATAATTCCCTCAATAAAAAAAGGATTCACCACCAGATAATGTATAAAATAGTGAACAGGTCATATCATCACAAACCGTAGCATTGAGCAAACTCGAGCTGTGCATGAAGTACATTCTTGTCATCACAAACCAACAACATAGTTCAATAGAACGCGAGATCACAAGCCTGACAAATAAATCTACTGGTtcttgcatttataatcatagtgctTATTACAAAATCACAAGCCTGACATATTACAAAATCAGATGATGAGGTGCGGCTGCCTTTTGTTCAGAGGACAAAAGGAGTTCCTGCGTGTGAACTTTTGTTGCAAGTGCATCCATCGGCTACCTGATAAAATTTCAGACAAGCGCGCCGACGCCAAAAAATGCAGATTGGAGTAATTTATAGTGTTGCCTTATCGCAGCATGCCTGGAAGGTGGAAGAATCCTAGATGCAGCAATCTCCCAGAGCACTTGTGAGTTGCGATGAACACCTATAAGAACAAGTATTATGAATTTCTGATGAGTACAAGCACCAAGCAGAGCAAGATACATATACAGTGTCTGTGGAATAATATACAGAACATATATGTCCATGGCATTATAAAGCAGCATATGGCAGTATGTGTGGAATAGCTGTTCAATGTGCTGAACATACATGTCCATGACACTATAATTTGATATAATTTACTAAAACAGGTACAGACTGGTAATTTGAAGTGTTTGGGCGCCATGATTGGGCTCCGGTTGTCAGGCATCTGGACAGTGGTTGAATCTGAGCGTGTTTCAACATGGCTCACAAAGATGATTACGTTTTCTGTTGAACTTCTATACTGTACTCCAGTTATTTTATATAGAATGATAGACTGCTAGTGTAAAGctcatttgatttttttaaaaaactgtACACATATAACGTTAACATACTTGGTTGCTGAACACACTATGCCTAGCTTGAAAACAAAATATTGCATATA encodes:
- the LOC124654168 gene encoding trafficking protein particle complex subunit 2-like protein is translated as MIVCVAVVGHQNNPLYLQSFTEADDALKLHHVVHCSLDVIDERVNNPKRSAPTLNETFLGLLYPTENYKVYGYLTNTKVKFLMVTTDLDVKDADARNFFRKFHAAYVDAVSNPFHVPGKKIASRSFGARVSTIVKSFGSGTTG